GCGGACGGGGAGGGACACTTGCGCCTGCGCCTGCGCTACGAGGTGGCCGAGGGCATGCGTGAGGGGCTCTCTGATATGACGTTGCGCCTGCGCCTTTCCGAGCATGCAAAGGTGGTGGAAGGCTCGGTGCGACTCAACGGGGAGGCCTTGGGTGGCCTCGTGGAACGCCGGGGTATGCTCACGGTTCCCGTGTCGACTCCGGGCGGTAGCTTAGAGTTTTCGGTGAGGGAGGCGACTTACGGGTCTCTGCTGAGCTATGCGTCCCTGAACTACACGAGGGGAGGCGAGCGCCACGACGACCTGATCGGCTACGTCGATGAGGGGCTCCCCAAGACCACGATGGAGCTTCCCGCGCTCGTGGGGGCCGGGTGCCTCGTCGGGGGCGTGGCCGCGCCGGGCTCCACGGTCACGATCCTCGCCGACGGCGAGCCCGCTGGGAGCGGCGAGGCCGACGCTAAGGGCAGGTACCTTGTGCCGGTGAGCGTCGCCGGCGGCGAGGGCAGGGCGTACTCCTTCCAGGCGCTGGCCGGAGGCGACGCGAGCGTGGCGAGGGACGCGGAATACGACCCGGGCTTCCCCGAGGTCAGCGCCATCACTCTCGAGTACAAGAGCAGGGGCGAGGCGCGGAAGCTTGAGCTGATGGACCCCGCTGCGGGGGATACCCACACCCACAGGGACACGGCCTCCCCGCCCATCTACAGGGTGGCGTTCACTAGGCCCGACGACGTGGCGAGCGTCCGCGTGACAGGCATGTCCGGTGGAAGGGAGCTTGCGCTCGAGGCGACGCGCGATGCGGACGGTACGTGGGTGACGAGCGGCTTCTTTGATGATGCTGACAAAGGCTTCACCCCCGACTGGGTGCGGGTTACCCACGTCGCCCAGTCCGTCACCTTCCCCTGGTGGGAGTCCCCCATCTTCCCCGGGTGGAACCAGGGCAAGGCTGACAGGATCTTTGGGGATTATATCGGGGGGAAGCTCGGGGAGATCTTCGGCCAGAGCCTTGAAGAGAGGGTGGAGAGGGAGCGCCGAGAGCTCATGGGGTACCTGTTGGTGGACGGGCGGCAGCCGTCGAAGGAGGAGGCGGCCAGGGGGCTAGCGAGGTGGGCCGTAAATGAATACGGCGCGACGGCGCGGAGCAAGGCCCTTGGCATGCTGCCCATCACGGACAATATCAGTGTGGGGGATATGTGCTCCAAGCTGGACAAGATGCTTACGTACGGGGCGAGGGGGAAGCTCATCCTGGAGTTGCTGAAAAAGAAGCAGCAGGTGGGGCTGAGTTCGGACGAGGAGGCAGTGCTGGCGGCAAACATGGTGAAGGTCTTGATCGGCATGTACAGCTTTATGTACGTGCAGAACAGCTTGGGCATAGATGTCCTCGTCGATGCACAGCTCTTCTCCCTCGCAACCATAATGGAAATGTGCGTGGCGCTTGATGGGGGCAGCAACATCGGCTATGGCGCCTATGGCAGCTTCTGGGGTGTTGCGGAGAAGTTCAAGATAGCCTTCACTAGGTTCTCTGAAACTGCGGACGGGGCTCAGGACAGGGTGGAGGATGAGCTCATGACGTTGGAGGAGAAGTTCAGGAAGTGGTGGGAGAAGTTTGGGAAGCAGAAGGATACGACGCCGGGACATGTAGACCAGACGCACGATCCCAGCGGCTATGTGTACGAGGCCGTCCCTAGCAACCGTCTGCAGGGCGCGGAGGTCAGTCTGTACTTCGAGGACGATGTGAGCCAGGCGCCGCTGCTGTGGGATGCCGCCGCCTACGGGCAGGAGGCCTGCCAGGTGACAGGCGCCGACGGAGCCTTCGGTTGGGACGTGCCGTGCGGCAGGTGGCAGGTGCGCTGCACCATGGCGGGCTACGAGCCCTACGTCGGGGAATGGCTCGAGGTGCCCCCGGAGCGGATGAATGTTGGGGTGGCTATGGTGTCGCTGGAGGCACCCCGCGTCACCTGCGCCCGCGTGTCGGAGGACTCCGTCCTGCTATCCTTCAGCCGCTTCATGGACCCAGGGAGCCTAGGTGGTCTCAAGCTCTTTGACGCCGGGGGAGAGGAGGTTCCCTTCGAGCTCTCGTGCCTGGCCGAGGAGGGGGAGGGCGGGCGCTCCTACGCGCGCGACTGCGCCCTGCGGCTCGCTGAGGGCGTCTCCATGCCCGCTGTCCTGCGCGTGAGCGGGAGCGAGGAGAGCTATGCGGGCGTCCACATGGTAGTCTGCGACGTGCCTGTGCTGCGAGAGGAGGACTGACGTGGGCGGGGATGGTGGCAGAGCGGCCCGCAGGGCTGGGAGGGCGCTCGTGCTGCTGGGGGCGGTCCTCCTCCTGCTGGAGAACGTGCTCTCGTGGGTGGGGTATGTCATCCCCACCCTCCCGGAGGTCCTCGACGACGTGCGGCTCTGGGGGCTCGGGGAGGCGCTCTCGGGGGAGAGGGACTCCATAGAGGTGTACAGTCTGCTAGGGGAGGTGCTCACAGACGCCTACCTGCTCTGCGTCGTCGTCCTCGCGCTCCTGTGGCTAAGGAGGGGCAGGGTGCGCGCCCTGGGCCCCCTCGCGGTGCACCTCCTCGGCTTCTCCCTCCCCACCATACGCAGTTTCGCCCTCACGAGGCTCTGGGGCCTCCTCATGGCCCTGGGGGCGGCGGCGCTCCTCGCGGGGGCCGCGCTCCTGGCGGGGCGGCGCCCGCGAGGGGGGAGCGCGCCGGTGCGCTACGGGAGGGCCGCGGGCGACGTCGCGTCGCTGGGCCTCGCGTTCCTCTCGGGGGTCTACCTCTATACCGCCTGCTGCGTGGTGACAAACGAGTTCTACGCCTCCGGGATGGCCAAGATGGCCGAGCAGGAGGGGCATGCCGTGGACCGGGCGTGGGTGGCCCTGCGCCTGGCCCACTTCGTCGCGGCGTCGGCCGTCTCCCTGCTCGTCTGCGTCGGGCGCCCGGGGCCAGGAGGGGAGGCGGGGCGCGGGCGCATGGCGCTTCGCGCGGCGGGGTGCGCGGCCCTGGTCGCCCTCATGCTCCGAGGCATCGCCGAGCACTACAGCTACTACAGCTTCCTCCCCCGCCTCCAGACGGTCACCATCTACCTCTGCGCCCTCTGTCTGGTCGGCGCTGCCCTCGAGCGCGTGGGATCGAGGCTTGATGGCCCCGCCGGCGCGGCCCCGGAGTGGGAGGACGGGTAGGCGGGGCCAGGGGCCCCTACGGCGACGCTTGGGCCGCCTGCGGCCTGACCCGGGGCGCGCCATCAGCGAGGCCCCCTGCTCAGACTGCGCCTTTCTGCGCGGCCAGGCCCCAGGCTGGGACCTGCGGGCCCCGGCGCAACCCCCCCGCAGCCTGGCGGGGGGTTGTCCGAGCGCGTTTGCCCAGTTGGGCCATTCTCCATAGTGCCCCGCAGGCTGGCGGGGGGTCGCGCCCCACGCCTCCCGGGCGGTGATGTAACGGAAAAGCGCATTCTGTGCGACGCGGAGGCCGCAGACTGCGCCTTTTCGTGAGGCGTCGGGCCGAGATGCGCCCCTCCGTGAGGCTGCACGCGGCCCCGGTGCCGTCCCCCCGCGCCTCCGCCCCTGTGGGCGAGGGCCGCATGGCGCCGGAGACGGCCGCCGCGCGTGGGCGGCGGCCCATGGACTTCCGCAGCCGGGCGCAGGCCCTCGGGGCAGGGGACGGCTCGGGCCTGTGTCCAGCGGGCTAAGGAGGTTCCGGGAGGTCAGGGTGATCCTCTTGCGGCGGGCCTGCTTGGGCCAGCTCCTCTTGGGCGTGCCGGTGCCGCCGAGCCCCATTGGGGCATCGGTCCCACGCGAGCCTCCGAAGGCCCGCCTTAGATCGTCTGCCTGCACCTCCCTGCATGTCAAACTTCTCCCCCGCGCCCCTACGGCGACGCTTGGGCCGCCTGCGGCGACACCAGCGACCTCCAGGCCTCGGGGGCCGTGTAGGTGTCCGCCACCCCCTGGCGAGAGGACGAGAGCTCGCCCAGTGTGAGCCACCTCTTGTCCCTCTCGGAGTGCCACCCCCAGCCGCCCACGCCCGCGGGGAGCGCCGTGTGCCTGTCGGCGGAGAGGACGCCCCCGCACCTCTCCCCGACCGCCAGGGAGGAGAGCGACGAGCATCCTTGGAACATCCCCCACATGCCCCCGGCCCCGGAGGTGTCCCAGCCGGAGAGGTCGAGGGAGGGGAGCGAGGCGCAGCCGAAGAACATGCCGCTCATGTCCGTGACCCCTGAGGTGTCCCAGCCGAAGAGGTCGAGGGAAACCAGTGAGGAGCAGCCGTCGAACATGCGCCCCATGTCCGTGACCTTCGAGGTGTCCCATCCGGAGAGGTCGAGGGAGGAAAGCGACGAGCAGCCGGCGAACATGTCTCCCATGTCCGTGACCCGCGATGTGTCCCATCCGGAGAGGTGGAGGGAGGAGAGCGAGGAGCAGCCGTCGAACATGCCCCACATGTCAGTGACCCGCGAGGTGTCCCAGCCGGAGAGGTCGAGGGAGGAGAGCGAGGAGCAGCCCAGGAACATCCCCCACATGCCCTCGATCCCGGAGGTGTCCCAGCCGGAGAGGTTGAGGGACGTGAGTGAGGAGCAGTCGGAGAACATGCACCTCATGTCCGTGACCCGCGAGGTGTCCCAGCCGGAGAGGTCGAGGGAAACCAGTGAGGAGCAGCCGGAGAACATCCCTCTCCCGCCCGAGAAACGGTCGCTCATGTACGCGACCTTTGATGTGTCCCAGCCCGAGAGGTCGAGAGAAGCCAGTGAGGAGCAGTTGGAGAACATCTCGCTCATGTCCGTGACCCGCGAGGTGTCGAGCCCGGAGAGGTCGAGGGAGGCGAGCGAGTAGCAGCCTTCAAACATGCCGATCATCTTCGTGACCTGCGATGTGTCGAGGCCCGAGAGGTCGAGGGAGGCGAGCGAGTAGCAGACGGAGAACATCTCGCTCATGTCCGTGACCCGCGAGGTGTCGAGCCCGGAGAGGTCGAGGGAGGAGAGTGAGGTGCAGCCGCGGAACATCTCGCTCATGTCCGTGACCCGCGAGGTGTCGAGGCCCGAGAGGTCGAGAGTCTCCATTGCGTCCAGGCTCCAGAAGAGGTGACTTGAGTCCGCAGGCGCAAGGACGCCCCTCTCGACGGTC
The DNA window shown above is from Olsenella sp. oral taxon 807 and carries:
- a CDS encoding BspA family leucine-rich repeat surface protein; this translates as MDAQAPRDPDTRKSAPRHLGLTALRLVTIAACLAFALMLATAPPREAPRVGAIGSGCSYELDTWTGRLTIRPTDGVSGEMARVYGALPEDDLRHAVRSVTVERGVLAPADSSHLFWSLDAMETLDLSGLDTSRVTDMSEMFRGCTSLSSLDLSGLDTSRVTDMSEMFSVCYSLASLDLSGLDTSQVTKMIGMFEGCYSLASLDLSGLDTSRVTDMSEMFSNCSSLASLDLSGWDTSKVAYMSDRFSGGRGMFSGCSSLVSLDLSGWDTSRVTDMRCMFSDCSSLTSLNLSGWDTSGIEGMWGMFLGCSSLSSLDLSGWDTSRVTDMWGMFDGCSSLSSLHLSGWDTSRVTDMGDMFAGCSSLSSLDLSGWDTSKVTDMGRMFDGCSSLVSLDLFGWDTSGVTDMSGMFFGCASLPSLDLSGWDTSGAGGMWGMFQGCSSLSSLAVGERCGGVLSADRHTALPAGVGGWGWHSERDKRWLTLGELSSSRQGVADTYTAPEAWRSLVSPQAAQASP